From a region of the Coffea arabica cultivar ET-39 chromosome 3e, Coffea Arabica ET-39 HiFi, whole genome shotgun sequence genome:
- the LOC113736869 gene encoding L-type lectin-domain containing receptor kinase IV.1-like, producing MSLKPVTAVVAYFFVHIAVGAAASDDVGFIYQGFQSSNLSLDGLATVTKNGLLRVTNSTILQTGYAFYPNPINFKATSNSSAFSFSTQFVFAIVPDVPGVTGTGMAFAVAPRRKLAQVPSDQFLGLFDTNTTGNQTNHVFAVELDIYQDQEIEDINDNHVGIDINSMISKASAPASYQANNKSSFDNLTLISGQPMQLWVEYDGVDRRINVTLAPIEAAKPHTPLLSLKYDLSPILQQTMYVGFSAVSSPLKTGITNFILGWSFRMNGVAQALNLSRLPKLPRIGHKKVSKIFTMGLPLICVLVLIILTSGVAYYLWRKWKFAEVLEEWELAYGPHRFKYKDLYIATKGFREKELLGEGGFGRVYKGILTANKVEVAVKKVSHQGRQGMREFVAEIISIGRLRNRNLVPFLGYCRRKGELLLVYEFMPNGSLDKFLYNQPKYILNWSQRLRVIKGVASGLFYLHEEWEKVVIHRDVKASNVLLDAELNGRLGDFGLARLYDHRTLPQSTHVAGSLGYLAPEHNRTGRATTSTDVYAFGAFLLEVACGRRPIEARAEPPENIVLVDWIFLCWKAGNILQAVDRKLGAEYVKEEAELVLKLGLLCSHSEPKIRPSMRQVLLYLEGSLALPELSSLAMSVSAVGLGPAHPAGFKDITSSFATSTDKSFSHVADSVLSGGR from the coding sequence ATGTCGTTGAAACCAGTAACAGCAGTCGTAGCCTATTTTTTCGTTCACATCGCAGTTGGTGCAGCAGCTTCTGATGATGTTGGGTTCATCTATCAAGgatttcaatcatcaaatctaaGCCTGGATGGATTAGCCACAGTCACCAAAAATGGCCTCCTACGAGTAACCAACAGCACCATATTACAAACTGGGTACGCCTTCTATCCTAATCCCATCAACTTCAAGGCCACATCTAATAGTTCAGCTTTCTCCTTTTCCACCCAATTTGTGTTTGCTATAGTACCCGATGTCCCAGGCGTGACTGGTACGGGAATGGCATTCGCGGTTGCACCAAGAAGAAAACTTGCACAAGTGCCTTCCGATCAGTTCCTTGGCCTCTTCGATACAAACACCACTGGAAATCAAACAAATCACGTTTTTGCTGTGGAGCTTGACATTTACCAAgaccaagaaattgaagatatCAATGACAACCATGTTGGTATTGATATTAACTCTATGATCTCCAAGGCATCCGCGCCAGCGAGTTACCAAGCTAATAACAAGAGTTCATTTGACAACTTAACTCTCATCAGCGGTCAACCGATGCAGCTTTGGGTGGAATACGACGGGGTGGATAGGAGAATCAATGTAACATTAGCTCCAATAGAGGCTGCTAAACCACATACTCCTCTTTTGTCTTTGAAATATGATCTTTCGCCAATTTTACAGCAGACCATGTATGTTGGCTTTTCGGCAGTCTCTAGTCCACTCAAAACAGGAATAACTAATTTTATACTTGGATGGAGCTTCAGGATGAATGGCGTTGCACAAGCTCTTAATCTCTCTCGGCTCCCCAAGCTACCTCGGATTGGACATAAGAAAGTGTCTAAAATTTTCACCATGGGATTGCCCCTGATTTGTGTACTTGTGTTGATAATACTAACATCTGGAGTAGCTTATTATCTATGGAGAAAGTGGAAGTTTGCAGAAGTGCTGGAAGAATGGGAGCTTGCTTATGGACCTCACAGGTTCAAGTATAAGGATTTATACATTGCCACCAAGGGGTTCAGAGAAAAAGAGCTGTTGGGAGAAGGCGGATTTGGCAGGGTCTACAAAGGCATTTTGACAGCAAACAAGGTTGAGGTTGCTGTCAAGAAGGTCTCTCATCAAGGAAGACAGGGAATGAGAGAATTTGTTGCAGAAATCATCAGTATTGGTCGCTTACGCAATAGAAATTTAGTACCATTCTTGGGTTATTGTCGGCGTAAAGGAGAGTTACTTTTGGTATACGAGTTCATGCCCAATGGCAGTCTAGATAAGTTTTTGTATAACCAGCCCAAGTATATCCTCAACTGGAGCCAAAGATTGCGAGTCATCAAAGGTGTAGCATCAGGATTATTTTATCTACATGAAGAATGGGAGAAAGTTGTGATCCACAGAGATGTAAAAGCCAGTAATGTATTGTTGGATGCTGAACTGAATGGAAGATTAGGAGATTTTGGCCTGGCAAGGCTATACGATCATAGAACTCTCCCTCAAAGCACCCATGTAGCAGGATCTCTTGGCTACCTTGCCCCTGAGCATAACAGGACAGGGAGGGCCACAACAAGCACTGATGTATATGCTTTTGGGGCCTTTTTGCTAGAAGTTGCCTGTGGAAGAAGGCCAATAGAAGCACGAGCAGAACCACCAGAGAATATCGTTTTGGTAGATTGGATATTTTTGTGCTGGAAAGCAGGAAATATTCTCCAAGCTGTTGATCGAAAGTTGGGCGCTGAGTATGTGAAAGAGGAAGCAGAATTGGTGTTGAAACTAGGCTTATTGTGCTCTCATTCAGAACCAAAGATTAGGCCAAGTATGAGGCAAGTTCTGTTGTACTTGGAGGGATCACTTGCCCTGCCAGAATTATCATCGCTGGCCATGAGCGTTTCTGCTGTTGGTCTTGGCCCCGCGCATCCTGCTGGCTTTAAAGATATTACATCGTCATTTGCAACTTCCACAGACAAAAGTTTCTCACATGTAGCAGATTCTGTTCTCTCTGGCGGTCGGTAA